The following is a genomic window from Nisaea sediminum.
TGCGCTCCCGGAACCCGGCCTGGCGGGAATGGGCGGGGCAAGCGCCGACGTCCTGCTCGAGATTGTCGACGACGAACTGGATGCGTCCTCCAACAGGCTGGATAATGCCCTGCGTCCGATGGGCCTTGCTCTGCTGGATCTCGCCGAACGCATGGTCGCATTGGAGCGTAATGCCCAGGCGCAGCCCAGTATCGGCCGCGCTCCGGACGCGGAGCGGGAGCTGGAGCCAGAGTCCGACTATGACGACGATTTCGGCCCCGAAGCCCCCCCGTTGCCCGAGGAAGAAGCGTCTTGGCCCGCCGAGGCCGCAGCGCCGGACCACGGTTTCCCGCTACCTCCGATCCACGATCTGGATCCGGGCATAGACAGTTTCGACATGCCGCTGGTGACCGGCGAGGCGGGCGCGGGTTCCGACCGGGCTCGGGAAATCGACCGGCGGCTTCGAGCGCTCGCGGGCGCTGTCGACGCAGCGGATACAGAGCCGCCGCCGCCGACCGGAGACCTCGGGCCGACGGAGTTCGATCTGGAGCCGCCGTCCCGCGCTCCGGCTCCGGCCGAGCCGCTCGAATTGCCGATGGCGTTCCGCGGCGTGCAGAAAAGCGGTTATGAATCCCACCCTGGCGCCGCGGCCGGAGAGATCATCCGCCGTCCGGTACGTCCACGCCGGTCGATCCGCCGAAAACTCGCGCTATCCGCCGCCGCCGTCCTGATTCTCGCCACAGCGGGCCTTTACGTCGCGGCGGATCATGTCGGCCTTGGTCATGTGCGGGCCGGGATCGAGCGCGATGTCCGCCCGGCGATCACCACGGTGGCGATCGGAGCCTCTCACATCGTGGAGACGCTCTCGGCAAAGCTGGACCCGATCCTGAACGAGGCGAAAACCGCATTGTTCGGTGGTGACAAGACCGAACAGCCGGAACCGGGCTCCGATCAGACCCGCACGAAGGAGGAATCTCCGGCTTCGGCCAGCAGCGAGTTCGCGGCACCGGAGCCGCGGTCCGAGCCCGAACCCGCGCCCGATGCCTTGTCCTCCCGGGAGGAACCCGCACCGGCCCCGGGCGAGACGGTGCCACCCGTTGTCGCAGAGGTGCCGTCGCCGGCCGCCGAACCCCCGACAACGATTGCGGAGCCGGCACCGGAGCCGCCAGCCCCCGCCCCGGTCGAGATCGCACCAAAACCACAGGAAACGCGGCCGGTTCCAGTTCCCGAAGCGTCCCCCGCGAAGTCGGTGACCGAAGTGGCGCCGCCGCCGGCGCCGCCTCTGCCCGCGTCCCCGGGCGCGGCGGCAAGTGGCGGTCGGGTTGCCGCATTGCCGCCGAATGATGCCGGCGCCTCCGGGTCGGCGCGTGACGAACTGGCGGCGCGCGCCGAAGCAGGCGATGCGACCGCGCAGCACGACCTCGCGATCAGCTATCTCACTGGTAAGAACGGCTCGAAGGATCCGGCGCGCGCGGCGGAGCTGCTGAGGGAGGCCGCGATCCAGGGACTTCCGAGCGCGCAATACAATCTCGCCGTGCTCTATGAGACAGGTCAGGGCGTCCGCAAGGACGATGTGCGGGCGCTGCTCTGGTATCACAGTGCCGCCGAGCAGGGGCACCCGAACGCGCAGTACAATCTCGGGGTCATGTATGCTGAAGGCCGCGGCATTCCGCTCAATTTTGAGGAAGCGGCCCGCTGGTTCCGGGCTGCGGCGAACCAGGGATTGGCCCGGGCCCTCTACAATCTCGCGGTGATGACGGACGAGGGTCTGGGGGTCGCGCAGGACAAGGCGGCTGCCCTGGATCTATATCGTGCTGCCGCCGGAGCCGGCGACGAACGCGCGATCGAACTTCTGGCCGGAAGCGGGGACGTGACATCGGAAATGGAGACGCCGCTCGGCGGCGCCGATGGCGTCCAGATCGTGACCACCACACCGGCCAGCCTGGTCGCGGAAGCTCAGGGCGAGCTCACCCGTCTTGGACTCTACGACGGACGTCTCGACGGGCTGATGGGGCCAAAGACGAGGACCGCCATCCGGGCCTTCCAGAAGACCGCCGGCATTCCGCAAACGGGCGAGGTCAGCCCGGAACTCCTTAAGCGCCTGAAGGCCGCGACGCCCTGAGGGCTCCGTCAGGCCGGAAGTTCCAGCTCGTCCGAAGCCCAGTTCCGAATCACGCCGGCATGCAGCCACCAGTCCGGATGTGCCGCTTCGGCGATACGGGTTGCCTGATCGCGTCCGGCCTCGGTCTCGAACAGGGCGAAACAGGTTGCCCCGCTGCCGGACAGGCGGGCGGCCGCCACGCCCGGAAGCTCTCTCAGAAATGTCAGGACGGTTCCGATCTCCGGAGCGATGCGGCAGGCGGGGGCTTCGAGGTCGTTCCGATCGAGCGGACCTGTTTCGTCCCCCGCCACACCCGCCGGAACCGGCCCGGCGGCCAGGGCGCCGAAGACGGCCCCGGTCGGCACCGGGACCCCCGGATTGACGAGCAGAACCGGCTGCGGCGCGAAATCCTCCGCCGGTGCATCGAGGTCTATGCCGGTGCCCCGCATGATCCGATTGCGGGGCTCGAGGCAGACCGGCACATCGGCGCCGAGCGAGGCCGCGAGGCGCCGTATTTCTTCGCCCATCGGGTCGCGTCCGGAAAGACCCGCCATAAAACGCAGCATGGCCGCGGCATCCGCCGAGCCGCCGCCAAGCCCGGCAGCCACGGGGATCGACTTTTCAAGATGGATCCGGAGCGCGGGAAAGCCCGGTTCGATGCTGCGAAAGCCCGAAATCGCGCGCAGAACCAGATTGTCGCTGTCGAGCGCGCTGACAAACGCGCCGGCCACAGTCAGCGCGTCTTCGGCCCCCGGGGCCGCCGACACCGTGATGCGGTCAAATAGATCGGCGAAGGCGACGAGGCTGACCAGCTCGTGATAGCCGTCGGGCCGACGGCCGAGGATACGAAGTCCGAGATTGACCTTTGCCGGCGCGAGCAGAACCCGCGTGCCGATATCAGCCATTTCCGGGCGTGGTCGGCGCGCCGTCCGTGACCAGACCCTCGCTGAGTTTGCGCTCGATCTCCGAAGCGAGATCGGGTTCCGGGTTCATCTCCAGAGAACGGCGCCACTGGTAGGTTGCTTCGAGGCGGCGGCCGACCCGCCAATAGGCGTCGCCCAGGTGATCGTTGATCACCGCGTCGCCAGGCCGGAGCTGCACCGCCCGTTCGAGATGGGTGACGG
Proteins encoded in this region:
- a CDS encoding peptidoglycan-binding protein, with amino-acid sequence MVRKPTTWSVKGIEEDVRDIARAAADREEQTIGAWIDHAIRVHGGQRPRDDRPDSEPAANVPDALPEPGLAGMGGASADVLLEIVDDELDASSNRLDNALRPMGLALLDLAERMVALERNAQAQPSIGRAPDAERELEPESDYDDDFGPEAPPLPEEEASWPAEAAAPDHGFPLPPIHDLDPGIDSFDMPLVTGEAGAGSDRAREIDRRLRALAGAVDAADTEPPPPTGDLGPTEFDLEPPSRAPAPAEPLELPMAFRGVQKSGYESHPGAAAGEIIRRPVRPRRSIRRKLALSAAAVLILATAGLYVAADHVGLGHVRAGIERDVRPAITTVAIGASHIVETLSAKLDPILNEAKTALFGGDKTEQPEPGSDQTRTKEESPASASSEFAAPEPRSEPEPAPDALSSREEPAPAPGETVPPVVAEVPSPAAEPPTTIAEPAPEPPAPAPVEIAPKPQETRPVPVPEASPAKSVTEVAPPPAPPLPASPGAAASGGRVAALPPNDAGASGSARDELAARAEAGDATAQHDLAISYLTGKNGSKDPARAAELLREAAIQGLPSAQYNLAVLYETGQGVRKDDVRALLWYHSAAEQGHPNAQYNLGVMYAEGRGIPLNFEEAARWFRAAANQGLARALYNLAVMTDEGLGVAQDKAAALDLYRAAAGAGDERAIELLAGSGDVTSEMETPLGGADGVQIVTTTPASLVAEAQGELTRLGLYDGRLDGLMGPKTRTAIRAFQKTAGIPQTGEVSPELLKRLKAATP
- a CDS encoding 4-(cytidine 5'-diphospho)-2-C-methyl-D-erythritol kinase encodes the protein MADIGTRVLLAPAKVNLGLRILGRRPDGYHELVSLVAFADLFDRITVSAAPGAEDALTVAGAFVSALDSDNLVLRAISGFRSIEPGFPALRIHLEKSIPVAAGLGGGSADAAAMLRFMAGLSGRDPMGEEIRRLAASLGADVPVCLEPRNRIMRGTGIDLDAPAEDFAPQPVLLVNPGVPVPTGAVFGALAAGPVPAGVAGDETGPLDRNDLEAPACRIAPEIGTVLTFLRELPGVAAARLSGSGATCFALFETEAGRDQATRIAEAAHPDWWLHAGVIRNWASDELELPA